AAATAGATATCTATGCAACAGAAAGATAACACAAAATACTATACTATTTAAATTAGCTCCCTTTTGTTTTAGATATTTTTTCTATTTAAAAACTTTGTACCTTGTCTTTCTCCAGAACCACAAAAAAGGACGTAATGGAAAATATAAAAAATGAAGGAGTTTAGGCAACTTCAAAGTATTTACATCCATAGAACTTGGGAAAAATAATTTAATAATAAATATAAACTTATGCACATTCGACTTTTGTGAAAATAAATAACGATTAAGGAAGAAATATTTCTTCATATTTGTCAATAACGTATGATGCTTTTGATAATTAGCCAAGTTATCTTTATGCTGTAGTTCATTTAAATTACCCATTTCTATTATGAAAAAGTACGCCATTTGTGCTTGCTTTCTTGAAAGTTTCTCAGTTGATAATAAATGCATCTCTTGATTGATTGGACTGTTTAGTAGCTGAGAAGCTAAAATAATTGCTTGTCCTCCTGAATGATTGTTTTGTAATATATTATTGTTAGTTATTCTTTTTCTTAGAATTTGATCAATATCTACCAACCAACGTAGACGAAACCAAGCATGTCTAGCACCATGTTCAACTAGGAATAAAAACAAATCATCTACTCCGAGATAGTAGACAGGATAGCTTGTAATTTCACTAATCCTTTTACGTTCCCATAATTCATTAAAATTCGGCACCTTCGTAGGATAAGGGTGGATTCTCCAATGGACTTCAATCTCGATCCTCTTTTGAGGGTGAAAATAGCTTACGTGATGATTCATCCATTTCCACTTGGCAAAGGGGATTTCCTCTCTTTCATAACCCAAATTCAATAAAAACTCGTCTGCTCTTTTTAAATCGGCTATTTGAATTAGAATATCTAAATCCTTGGAAGTTCTCAAGGAAATATCTCCATATAAGTCAGCTGCAATTACAGGACCTTTCAAGAAAAGAAGTCGAACCTGATTTTCTGTAAACACTTTGCTTACTTGTTCCATCTCTCCGCTTAAGTGTAGCATTTGAAACGTATTTTTTTTATAATCATTGTACAAGGTTTGAATAACATGTGAAGGAACAATTTTTTCATCAATTTTAATTAACTTTGAATAAATTAATGGATAAACCCGATGATGTCTTGTTAAACTTAGGAATTTCTCCCAATCAATATCTTTAGGTAATTCAATACTTAATTTCTTTATATTATTTTCATCTTCTATTTTCAGGATTTCAAGTAACAAACTTAATTCCTTAGATAATAAATCAAAATCGAGATTGAAATTGTTATCCATTGACTCCTCCTTAGGCATTTTAACTAATTTTGATATTTCCCCTCATCTGAACTCTGCTTGATATTAGTACCTCTACTCCAGGATAAACTTTTGGCTAAAAATCGCCATTCAAAAAAGGCTGTAATCATAACGAGATACTAATAGTATCAGTTATTTCAAAACAGCCATATGATTTTTAACTTGTTACTCGTTTATAATAATGATATTAAAAAGATTTTATTTTTTAGAAAGTGTAACTAAAATAGTGTTAATTACTCTTTCCTGTTCTTCAATCGTCATATTTGAACCTGATGGCAAGCAGATACCGTTTCCAAAGAGATGATCTGAGATACTTAACTGTTCATCATGGGGAAAGTATTTGCACCCTTCAAAAATTGGCTGGAGATGAAGTGGTTTCCATACAGGCCTTGCTTCAATATTTACATCCGCTAGTGAATTAATTATATCCACTGAAGAAAATCCGAGTTTTTCATTATTTACTGTTAATGTAGTTAACCAACGATTAGAAAACGTATCCTCTAGTTCAGGCATAAATTGTAAGCCCTCAATTTGTTCTAGAGCTTGTTCATAACGTTGAAAAACTAACCGTCTAGCATTTATACGGTCTTCCAATACCTCTAACTGTGCCCGTCCTATACCTGCAAGAATATTACTCATACGATAATTAAAACCTATCTGACTATGCTGGTAATGCATAGCAGAATCACGTGCTTGCGTGGCTAAAAATCTAGCTTTCCGTAACGATTCTTCATCATCTGACACGAGCATCCCACCACCAGATGTAGTAATAATTTTATTTCCATTAAATGAATAAACCCCAAATTTACCGAAAGTTCCGCTTTTCTTTCCTTTATATGTTGAACCAATCGATTCAGCTGCATCTTCAATAATAGGCACTCTATATTGATTACAAAGTGATACAATTTCATCCATCTTAGCACTCTGGCCATATAAATTCACCACAATAACTGCTTTAGGAAGATTGCCTTGTTGCTTTGCTCCAACAAGGGCCCTTTCTAATGCTTTTGGGGACATATTCCAAGTGTCTGGCTCAGAATCAATAAAGACTGGTTCTGCCTTCTGATAAACAATCGGGTTAGCGCTAGCAATAAATGTAAGGGATGAACAGAACACTTTATCGTTCTGTTTTACATCTAACAATTGTAACGCTAAATGGATTGCTGCTGTACCGGAGCTGAGTGCCGCTGCACCTTTTGTGCCTGCATACTCAGCCAATTCTTTTTCAAAGGCGTCAACATTAGGACCAAGCGGCGCAATCCAGTTGGATTCAAACGCTTCATTAATATATTTTTGTTCGTTTCCACTCATATGTGGTGATGACAAAAATATTCTTTTCTGCTGTATAGTTGATTGTGTCATAATATCACGACCTTTTATTATTCTATTGATTTAGCAGGTGTCCCTGCTACTTTTTTGAATTCTCCTACATCTCGTATAACAGTTGCTCCTGCACCAACAATACACCAATTACCTATACTTATATTTGGAATAATTGTTACACCTGCGCCGATATGACTTCCTTCATCTACTTGAACATTTCCAGTTAATGTAGCATTTGGAGAGAGATGAACAAAGTTCCCAATTCTGTTCTCATGTTCTACAATCACACCTGTGTTTATTATAGCATGCTGCCCAACCTGAGTATCTGCATTAATAATGGCACCTGGCATTACAACCGTTCCTAATCCTATTGAAGCAGTTGGACTTATAATTGCACTACGATGTATAAGAAGTGCGTACCGGTCGTACGGAATTTTTAATGTTTCTACAATTTTCTTACGAATTTCATTATTACCTATTGCAACAATAAAACTAAAATGGGAGTTACTTATCAATTGATTAACTAAGGAAATAGGACCGTATAAAGTCCCATTCTGATGTTTAGTATCTATAAATCTATCATCTAAATATGCCCCTATTTCGTATTCCTTTAAAGAAAGTAAGATATCCTCAATTACTTTACTATGGCCACCCTGCCCAATAATACAGATTTTTTTCATAAATGCTTCTCTTGCATTGATTCTTTTTGATATGTACCCCTAAATTTTTCAATGGTAACATGGCCATTCTGACTAATACCTTCAGACTTAAACACCTTTTGCACTGTCATAAATAGGATTTTCATATCCAACCAAAAAGAGCGATTATCAACATACCAAACATCCAATTTGAATTTTTCCTCCCATAAAATAGCATTTCGACCATTTACCTGTGCCCAGCCAGTAATACCAGGACGAACTTCATGCCGTCTAGCTTGCTCAGGTGTATATAACTCCAAATACTCTATTAATAACGGACGAGGACCGACTAGACTAATATCACCTTTTAATACATTATACAGTTGGGGCAATTCATCCAAACTAAGCTTTCGGAGTAACTGTCCAAACTTTGTTAAACGCACATGGTCAGGCAGCAATTCACCTTTTTCATCCCGCTCGTCTGTCATAGAGCGAAATTTGTAAACATTAAACGACTTTCCATACATTCCAGGACGTTGTTGTTTAAATATTATAGGTGATCCTAATTTACACTTTATAAGCAAACCAGTTATCAAAAAAACGGGTGACAAAAAGATAAGCCCTAAAAAAGAGAAAATAAGATCAAATAGTCTTTTCAATATAATCACTCTTTTTCTTTTTAGAAATTAAATAGTTAAATAAATTTATTTGTTTATTTATCACTTTTTCTTCATCAAATAGTTCTTCTACAATTTTCCGGCTCTCGTTTCCAAATTTCACTCTTTTATCTTTATTTAAGAAAAGCTGAATCATCTTTTCAGACAATTCTTTTGATGATCCTTTATTTACCAAATACCCGTTTCTTTCGTTAAACACTTCTTCCCGACATCCCCTAATATTTGTTGCAATAACCGGTAACTTCATTGACATTGCTTCAATAATAGATCTTGGTAAGCCTTCACGATAAGATGGAAGAACAAATACATCAGTTATAGCCATTAGATCTGGAATATCTTTTCTAAATCCTAATTGGATAATCCCTGGGTTATTTAATAACTCTTTCATCTTATGATAACTACTTTGGTCACGTTCACTTTCCAGCAGACTTCCTATTAAAACCAGTTTAATATTATTATGCATTTTAGAAATACCATTAAAAGCTTCTAATAGTTCAAAAATTCCTTTTTCTTTTACTAACCGTCCTACAAACATAAACACAACATCCTCCTGATCAACATCAAGATTAGATCTAAGTTCACCTACCTTAGATACTGACTTCAGGTTAGGATTAAATTTATTATGGATATCAACACCGTTACTCAAATGGAGTATGCGATTTTCTTTATGACAGAATTTATCTTTTAAAGCAAGCTCATAATCTTCACTGCTTTGTAAGAGGAGCCAATCTGTCAAAAAGCGGGCAGCATATTTCTCGATATAATAGAAAAGTTTATATTCTCTAGGTGACATATCTTCATGAAAATAAAAACCGTGAGCTGTATAAATGATATTTTCTATACCCGCCAATTTGGCTGCAACCCTACCTATTAAGGCGGCAATTGGTGTATGTACATGGACAATATCATATTTTTCTCTTTTCATTAACTTGAACAGTTCAAAAACTGATTTGAGATTAGAAACAGGGTTAATTTGGCGATCGATTTTTATATCCACCATCGTCAACCCTTCTGTTCTTAACCTTTCAAATCGTCCGGTGTCTGTACATGCGTTATGTACCTCATACCCTTCCTCCATTGACTTGAGTATCAATGGCTTTAGTAGAGCGTCAACACTCAAATCAATTGCACAAATTTGTAGTATTTTTTTATTTTGCATCCTATAATCTCCAAAGAGTAATATTATCAGGGCAGGTTTCTCTTTCTAACACACTCTTAATATCAACAACTATTCCTTTACCATGCTTAAGTAATTGACTAAATTGTTCCCATCCTTTTTGAATATAATCATCGTGGGCTACAGCAAAAACAACTACATCTGCTGGCTTAAGTTGATTATGAGGAATTAATTCAACCCCGTATTCTTTTACTGCTTCACCAAAGTCAGCCATTGCATCTGTGACTTGGACCTCAATTCCAAACTCCTCTAGTTCTCGAATAACATCTATTACTTTAGAATTACGAAGATCTGGTACATTTTCCTTAAAGGTAAGACCCAGTACAGTTACTCTCGCCCCTTGTATAGGCATATTTTTATGAATCATTTGTTTAACCAAAGAAGTTGCAATGAATTTACCCATTCCATCATTAATACGGCGGCCCGCTAAAATAACTTCGGGGTGATAACCTACGCTTTCTGCTTTATGAGTTAAATAATATGGGTCAACACCAATACAATGTCCTCCAACTAAACCAGGGGAAAATTTCAGGAAGTTCCATTTCGTTCCGGCAGCCTTTAATACTTCATTCGTATCAATATTTAGACGGTCAAATATAATGGATAACTCGTTCATTAGTGAAATGTTAAGATCACGTTGGGTATTTTCAATAACTTTTGCAGCTTCTGCTACCTTAATAGAACTAGCACGGTAAACACCTGCTTCTACTACAGATCCATACACACTAGCTACAGTTTCTAATACATCTTCATTTTGTCCTGATACAACCTTGGTGATAGTTGTGAATTTATGCTCCTTGTCTCCTGGATTAATACGTTCAGGTGAATAACCTACAAAGAAATCCTTCCCTGCTTTTAGGCCCGATGCTTTCTCCAGTACTGGAACACATTCCTCCTCTGTTGCCCCAGGGTAAACAGTTGACTCATATACAACAATTGTACCTTTTGATAGATTTGCACCTACTGTTTCTGAAGCCTTTAGTAATGGCGTTAAATCTGGTTGCTTATTTTCATTAATTGGGGTTGGAACAGCGACAATAATAAAATCACTATCATGCAATCTAGAACCATCATTGGTAAACTCAATTTCAGCTGCTAAGAGATCATTAGTCTCTACTTCATTTGTATAATCTATTCCATCTATTAAGGTATTAATACGGTGTTCATTAATATCAAAACCAACAATTCGATGTGTTTTACCAAAAGCTACTGCTACCGGTAATCCTACGTATCCAAGTCCAACTACTGCTATTTTTCTATTCATTTCTATATCACACTCCATAATATTCTCTGTACCAATCAATAAAGTTACTAATTCCATCTTTAATATCCGTTTGAGGTTTAAAATTAATATCACGATATAAATCTTCAACATCCGCATATGTTTCCGGAACATCACCGGCTTGAAGTGGTAAAAACTCTTTCTTAGCTTCAATTCCTAATTTTTCTTCGATAGCATTGATAAACTCCATCAATGTTACTGGATTGTTATTTCCGATATTATAAACTTTGTATGGAGCGTAACTTGTTCCTGGATCAGGCTTCTTTCCACTCCATTCTAAATTTGGTTCTGGCTTTCGTTGAATCAAACGAAAAATACTTTCAACAATATCATCAACATACGTAAAGTCGCGCATCATATTTCCGTTATTAAATACCTTTATAGGTTCACCGTTGATAATTGCCTTTGTAAACAAGAACAATGCCATATCTGGTCTACCCCATGGACCATAAACAGTAAAGAACCGAAGTCCAGTAGTAGGCAAGCCGTATAAGTGACTATATGTATGTGCCATTAATTCATTTGCTTTCTTCGTTGCAGCATACAAACTAATTGGATGATCCACATTATCATGAACTGAAAATGGAAGGTTCGTATTTGCACCATACACTGAACTTGAGGAGGCATAAATTAGCTGTCCAACTTTGTTGTGGCGACATGCTTCTAAAATGTTAGTAAAACCAACTATGTTTGATTCAATGTATGCATGTGGATTCTCTAAGCTATAGCGTACGCCTGCTTGAGCAGCTAAATTCACAACTGCGTCTGGCATATGTTTTTCAAAAATAGCAGTAATATTCTCGCGATCTTCGAGATTCGTTTTCTCAAAATAAAAATTTTTATTCTCTATCAACGAAAGTCTTGATTTTTTTAAATTCACATCATAGTAGTCATTTAAATTATCAATTCCAATAACCGTAATACCGTTTGTTAATAACTTTTTTGATAAATGCGAGCCTATGAAACCAGCTGCACCCGTAACTAATACTTTCATTATAATTACCCCTTTATTTAAATTTTATATTGACCTTGGAATTTACTTACGATTTTCTTCACTTCGAATTCCTCAATAACCCTTTTTCTTGCTTGCTTACCTAATAATTTTTTTTCTTCTTCGGTTTTATTTAAAAATTCATTTGTTGCATGCGCAAGTATTTCAGCATTACGAGGAGGAACCACTACGCCATAAGGACCGACAATAAATGCCGAATCGCCAACGTCGGTTACAATACACGGAGTTTCACAAGACATAGCTTCACCAATAACATTTGAAAAACCTTCTCCAGAGGACGATGAAATCAATATATCAGCAGCAGATAGAATTTTCGGTATATCTTCTCTTCTACCAAGTAAAAACACATTTTCTTCAACCTTATTTTGCTTTAATAATCCTATTAGTTCCTTATTATTTTCATCAATATTTACTCCACATAATAAGAAATTAACATCTGACCTCTTTAACTGAATTAAATGAATTGCCTTTATTAAATTCGGGTAATCCTTTTGGACATTCCATCTTCCTACATGTACTATAAGCGGTTTATTTTTAGGTAATTTTATTTCTTCCTCAATTAAACTCTTTGCATTAGGTAGTTTATAAAATGTATCTAATTCAAAACCATTTGGTATTGTTATCATATTAAAAGTACTGTAACCAAATTTGGCATGAATTTCTGCTGCATTTATTGAGCAAC
This sequence is a window from Brevibacillus sp. JNUCC-41. Protein-coding genes within it:
- a CDS encoding NAD-dependent epimerase, which encodes MKVLVTGAAGFIGSHLSKKLLTNGITVIGIDNLNDYYDVNLKKSRLSLIENKNFYFEKTNLEDRENITAIFEKHMPDAVVNLAAQAGVRYSLENPHAYIESNIVGFTNILEACRHNKVGQLIYASSSSVYGANTNLPFSVHDNVDHPISLYAATKKANELMAHTYSHLYGLPTTGLRFFTVYGPWGRPDMALFLFTKAIINGEPIKVFNNGNMMRDFTYVDDIVESIFRLIQRKPEPNLEWSGKKPDPGTSYAPYKVYNIGNNNPVTLMEFINAIEEKLGIEAKKEFLPLQAGDVPETYADVEDLYRDINFKPQTDIKDGISNFIDWYREYYGV
- a CDS encoding acetyltransferase, producing MKKICIIGQGGHSKVIEDILLSLKEYEIGAYLDDRFIDTKHQNGTLYGPISLVNQLISNSHFSFIVAIGNNEIRKKIVETLKIPYDRYALLIHRSAIISPTASIGLGTVVMPGAIINADTQVGQHAIINTGVIVEHENRIGNFVHLSPNATLTGNVQVDEGSHIGAGVTIIPNISIGNWCIVGAGATVIRDVGEFKKVAGTPAKSIE
- a CDS encoding sugar transferase, whose amino-acid sequence is MKRLFDLIFSFLGLIFLSPVFLITGLLIKCKLGSPIIFKQQRPGMYGKSFNVYKFRSMTDERDEKGELLPDHVRLTKFGQLLRKLSLDELPQLYNVLKGDISLVGPRPLLIEYLELYTPEQARRHEVRPGITGWAQVNGRNAILWEEKFKLDVWYVDNRSFWLDMKILFMTVQKVFKSEGISQNGHVTIEKFRGTYQKESMQEKHL
- a CDS encoding nucleotidyltransferase domain-containing protein, which produces MDNNFNLDFDLLSKELSLLLEILKIEDENNIKKLSIELPKDIDWEKFLSLTRHHRVYPLIYSKLIKIDEKIVPSHVIQTLYNDYKKNTFQMLHLSGEMEQVSKVFTENQVRLLFLKGPVIAADLYGDISLRTSKDLDILIQIADLKRADEFLLNLGYEREEIPFAKWKWMNHHVSYFHPQKRIEIEVHWRIHPYPTKVPNFNELWERKRISEITSYPVYYLGVDDLFLFLVEHGARHAWFRLRWLVDIDQILRKRITNNNILQNNHSGGQAIILASQLLNSPINQEMHLLSTEKLSRKQAQMAYFFIIEMGNLNELQHKDNLANYQKHHTLLTNMKKYFFLNRYLFSQKSNVHKFIFIIKLFFPSSMDVNTLKLPKLLHFLYFPLRPFLWFWRKTRYKVFK
- a CDS encoding glycosyltransferase family 4 protein — encoded protein: MQNKKILQICAIDLSVDALLKPLILKSMEEGYEVHNACTDTGRFERLRTEGLTMVDIKIDRQINPVSNLKSVFELFKLMKREKYDIVHVHTPIAALIGRVAAKLAGIENIIYTAHGFYFHEDMSPREYKLFYYIEKYAARFLTDWLLLQSSEDYELALKDKFCHKENRILHLSNGVDIHNKFNPNLKSVSKVGELRSNLDVDQEDVVFMFVGRLVKEKGIFELLEAFNGISKMHNNIKLVLIGSLLESERDQSSYHKMKELLNNPGIIQLGFRKDIPDLMAITDVFVLPSYREGLPRSIIEAMSMKLPVIATNIRGCREEVFNERNGYLVNKGSSKELSEKMIQLFLNKDKRVKFGNESRKIVEELFDEEKVINKQINLFNYLISKKKKSDYIEKTI
- a CDS encoding nucleotide sugar dehydrogenase, which encodes MNRKIAVVGLGYVGLPVAVAFGKTHRIVGFDINEHRINTLIDGIDYTNEVETNDLLAAEIEFTNDGSRLHDSDFIIVAVPTPINENKQPDLTPLLKASETVGANLSKGTIVVYESTVYPGATEEECVPVLEKASGLKAGKDFFVGYSPERINPGDKEHKFTTITKVVSGQNEDVLETVASVYGSVVEAGVYRASSIKVAEAAKVIENTQRDLNISLMNELSIIFDRLNIDTNEVLKAAGTKWNFLKFSPGLVGGHCIGVDPYYLTHKAESVGYHPEVILAGRRINDGMGKFIATSLVKQMIHKNMPIQGARVTVLGLTFKENVPDLRNSKVIDVIRELEEFGIEVQVTDAMADFGEAVKEYGVELIPHNQLKPADVVVFAVAHDDYIQKGWEQFSQLLKHGKGIVVDIKSVLERETCPDNITLWRL
- a CDS encoding DegT/DnrJ/EryC1/StrS family aminotransferase — protein: MTQSTIQQKRIFLSSPHMSGNEQKYINEAFESNWIAPLGPNVDAFEKELAEYAGTKGAAALSSGTAAIHLALQLLDVKQNDKVFCSSLTFIASANPIVYQKAEPVFIDSEPDTWNMSPKALERALVGAKQQGNLPKAVIVVNLYGQSAKMDEIVSLCNQYRVPIIEDAAESIGSTYKGKKSGTFGKFGVYSFNGNKIITTSGGGMLVSDDEESLRKARFLATQARDSAMHYQHSQIGFNYRMSNILAGIGRAQLEVLEDRINARRLVFQRYEQALEQIEGLQFMPELEDTFSNRWLTTLTVNNEKLGFSSVDIINSLADVNIEARPVWKPLHLQPIFEGCKYFPHDEQLSISDHLFGNGICLPSGSNMTIEEQERVINTILVTLSKK
- a CDS encoding glycosyltransferase — protein: MSKLKIIHIIVGLNVGGAETMLFKLLKNADHTKYDFEVISMMDEGVFGPKIREMGIPVHTLGMKRGIINPFFIKRARSLVKDAQIIQTWMYHADLFGFLIKNRSTKQKLIWGIRHSNLEKNMNKSLVLKIAKLNALLSKKVDSVISCSINAAEIHAKFGYSTFNMITIPNGFELDTFYKLPNAKSLIEEEIKLPKNKPLIVHVGRWNVQKDYPNLIKAIHLIQLKRSDVNFLLCGVNIDENNKELIGLLKQNKVEENVFLLGRREDIPKILSAADILISSSSGEGFSNVIGEAMSCETPCIVTDVGDSAFIVGPYGVVVPPRNAEILAHATNEFLNKTEEEKKLLGKQARKRVIEEFEVKKIVSKFQGQYKI